The following proteins are encoded in a genomic region of Gossypium hirsutum isolate 1008001.06 chromosome D05, Gossypium_hirsutum_v2.1, whole genome shotgun sequence:
- the LOC107916190 gene encoding TIR-only protein translates to MQLRFFSSARHLYRNILKPRTPIRATAKPPCDIFINHRGTDTKKTIAGLLDDHFFRMGLRPFLDSKNMKPGDRLFEKIDPAIRGCKIGVAIFSPNYCDSYFCLHELALLIESKKRVIPIFCDVKPSQLQVVDYGTSSAEQLERFSWALEEAKYTVGLTFDTLTGDWSHFLNTATDAVIKNLVELEAENSSKKSTYIVQARRERDEKFSIH, encoded by the exons ATGCAGCTGCGTTTTTTTTCGTCTGCCAGGCACTTGTACCGCAATATCCTTAAACCCAGAACCCCAATCCGGGCAACTGCCAAGCCCCCATGCGATATCTTTATTAACCATCGTGGAACTGACACAAAGAAAACTATTGCGGGGTTGCTTGATGACCATTTCTTCAGGATGGGGTTAAGGCCATTCCTGGATAGCAAAAACATGAAGCCTGGTGACCGGTTGTTCGAGAAAATAGATCCTGCAATTCGCGGTTGTAAGATTGGTGTGGCGATCTTTTCGCCCAATTATTGCGACTCATACTTTTGCCTCCACGAGCTTGCTCTTCTAATTGAGAGCAAGAAGAGGGTTATACCCATATTTTGTGATGTGAAGCCATCTCAGCTTCAGGTTGTGGATTATGGAACCAGTTCAGCCGAGCAGCTGGAAAGATTTAGTTGGGCTCTTGAGGAGGCGAAGTACACAGTTGGATTAACATTTGACACTTTAACAGG GGACTGGTCGCATTTCTTGAATACTGCAACCGATGCTGTGATTAAGAATTTGGTGGAGTTGGAAGCTGAAAATTCAAGCAAGAAAAGTACATATATTGTGCAGGCTCGTCGTGAACgagatgaaaaattttctattcattaa
- the LOC107905773 gene encoding COP1-interacting protein 7 isoform X2: MDSATLLDRALFQLTPTRTRFDLVLFYKGKNEKLASGLFEPFICHLKFARDQISKGGYSITLQPPAPATPWFTKATFERFVRFVSTPAVLERFVTIETEILQIERSIQANELANADGKQGEDANGYTKKTNNGIIQEENSKVQLQRLLETRKALLWKEQAMTYARGLVAGFAMENMEHLISFADAFGATRLREACINFKELCKKKHADRHWMEELAAVEACSPAELPLLGTSGIVLANGISNPNLSVVPSFPINGASNGDHAPNESLEASKPDSTCAGALDRKKDENSPASDKTPSSTTIKYQVPVQWLNQMPQHMYNFQGQLPQYQGYPFHPMQPVPLPYPMNMQWPPNTNQKSSSKPKKKLANGKQLDYSGEERETESSGSDSGSESGSDVQQEDRRQSSPDPPYRKKNRKKSSRTVVIRNINYITPKRRSGEKDHVSDGSYSGEDDLIDADSLKQKVDDAVKLLKDSGKSNSSNNKRRGADKNDHTAEKSTDGSYQSDSNDLDVNAAEGGKRNGNWDALQNLLMKGEENASVNEVEWKQAEDVQEHFIVRNLDSEISATTPLNFESQKVSIKRADLVDSFVVTERDETNESRVKLDDFVNGERYHPVMKKGDCVEVDLLPTERSAESGTKLGDFISASANESAVIRCGKEEDWFAGNHHVKPENQHSANDHMLFNGDRVLSVESDHLYSQKSVKDVIVDDSFMVAARPAGDDLDDSQWKTDISMVADLTSHSKPDGTIDVSQDKHKMVDAEPIDLCMVLERNPGYESSRDSWTMDYQIELCFTETNKSAASKCDDDVEKVPSNHKNTIAKQNEAKKPAKEARSKALNGPIGKIKAENVSRSKKPSIVSRSAIQKSKLEKEEEMRRKMEELQIERQKRIAERTAASGYASPVSKKSPVSTKSDQKKNVSSAQASNRMNSIKLRAT, translated from the exons ATGGATTCAGCTACTCTCCTTGATCGTGCTTTGTTTCAGCTCACTCCAACTCGAACTAG ATTTGATCTGGTGCTATTCTACAAAGGAAAGAATGAGAAGCTTGCTTCTGGGCTTTTTGAACCCTTCATTTGTCACCTCAAATTTGCAAGAGATCAGATTTCCAAAGGTGGGTATTCGATTACTCTGCAGCCACCTGCTCCTGCTACACCCTGGTTCACCAAGGCTACTTTTGAGAG ATTTGTGCGCTTTGTCAGCACACCAGCAGTTCTTGAAAGGTTTGTCACTATAGAAACCGAAATCTTGCAAATTGAGAGATCAATTCAAGCCAACGAATTAGCTAATGCCGATGGAAAGCAGGGGGAAG ATGCCAACGGTTATACAAAGAAGACAAATAATGGCATCATACAGGAAGAGAACTCCAA GGTCCAACTTCAACGGCTACTGGAAACTCGAAAAGCCTTGCTATGGAAAGAGCAAGCAATGACTTATGCTCGTGGGCTGGTTGCTGGGTTTGCAATGGAAAATATGGAACATCTCATTTCCTTTGCAGATGCATTTGGAGCAACCAGGTTAAG GGAAGCATGCATTAATTTCAAGGAATTATGCAAGAAAAAGCATGCGGACCGTCATTGGATGGAAGAACTAGCTGCAGTTGAGGCATGCTCACCAGCAGAACTGCCATTATTGGGAACATCTGGCATTGTGCTTGCAAATGGAATTAGCAATCCTAATCTGAGTGTCGTGCCGAGTTTCCCCATTAATGGTGCATCTAACGGTGATCATGCTCCAAATGAATCTTTGGAAGCATCAAAACCAGATTCAACCTGTGCTGGAGCTTTGGACCGCAAGAAAG ATGAGAATTCACCTGCATCAGATAAGACACCATCATCAACTACCATAAAATATCAAGTGCCAGTGCAATGGCTAAATCAGATGCCACAGCATATGTATAATTTTCAAGGCCAGCTACCTCAATATCAAGGATATCCCTTCCATCCTATGCAGCCTGTACCACTTCCGTATCCGATGAATATGCAGTGGCCTCCTAATACAAACCAGAAATCATCATCCAAGCCAAAGAAGAAATTGGCAAATGGAAAACAACTTGATTATTCAGGAGAAGAAAGGGAAACAGAATCCAGTGGCTCTGACTCTGGAAGCGAGTCAGGTTCAGATGTGCAACAGGAAGATAGAAGGCAGTCATCACCAGATCCTCCATATAGGAAGAAAAACCGTAAGAAGTCATCCAGAACAGTTGTCATTCGCAATATTAACTACATCACTCCGAAGAGGAGAAGTGGAGAAAAAGATCATGTTTCGGATGGATCTTATTCTGGTGAGGACGATCTGATTGATGCAGATTCCTTAAAACAGAAAGTGGATGATGCAGTTAAGTTGCTGAAGGACTCAGGCAAGTCAAACTCAAGTAACAACAAAAGAAGAGGTGCAGACAAAAACGACCACACTGCAGAAAAATCAACCGATGGTTCTTATCAGAGTGACTCTAATGACCTTGACGTAAATGCAGCAGAGGGAGGAAAAAGAAATGGCAACTGGGATGCTCTCCAAAACCTTCTTATGAAGGGTGAGGAAAATGCAAGTGTGAATGAAGTAGAATGGAAGCAAGCTGAGGATGTTCAGGAACATTTCATAGTTAGAAACCTTGATAGTGAAATTTCTGCTACCACTCCTTTGAACTTCGAATCTCAGAAAGTTTCCATTAAGCGGGCAGATTTGGTTGATTCTTTTGTTGTGACTGAGAGAGATGAGACTAATGAAAGTAGGGTGAAGTTGGATGATTTTGTTAATGGAGAAAGATATCACCCGGTTATGAAGAAAGGGGACTGTGTAGAAGTGGATTTGTTACCTACAGAGAGATCAGCAGAATCAGGAACTAAGCTTGGTGATTTCATATCTGCTTCTGCAAATGAGTCAGCTGTAATCAGGTGTGGAAAGGAAGAAGATTGGTTTGCTGGAAACCACCATGTAAAGCCTGAAAACCAGCATTCAGCCAATGATCATATGCTTTTTAATGGCGATCGTGTTTTATCTGTTGAGAGTGATCATCTATATTCTCAGAAGAGTGTGAAAGATGTTATTGTTGATGATTCTTTCATGGTAGCAGCTCGGCCAGCAGGTGACGATCTGGATGATTCGCAATGGAAAACAGATATAAGCATGGTTGCAGATCTAACTTCACATAGCAAACCAGATGGCACAATAGATGTTTCACAAGATAAGCATAAGATGGTTGATGCTGAGCCAATTGATCTTTGCATGGTGCTTGAACGAAACCCTGGATACGAGTCTTCCAGAGACTCCTGGACAATGGATTACCAAATCGAATTATGTTTCACAGAAACAAATAAAAGTGCAGCTAGCAAATGTGATGATGATGTTGAGAAAGTTCCTTCCAATCATAAGAACACCATTGCCAAGCAAAATGAAGCGAAAAAGCCAGCCAAAGAAGCAAGGTCTAAAGCTCTAAATGGACCCATTGGGAAGATCAAAGCTGAAAATGTGTCTAGGAGCAAGAAACCATCTATTGTTAGTAGGTCTGCTATTCAGAAAAGCAAGTTGGAGAAG GAAGAAGAGATGCGAAGGAAGATGGAAGAGCTACAGATCGAACGGCAGAAGAGAATTGCCGAGAGAACTGCAGCTTCGGGATATGCTTCACCTGTATCCAAGAAATCACCTGTATCCACCAAGAGTGATCAGAAGAAAAATGTTTCCAGTGCTCAAGCAAGCAACAGGATGAATTCTATCAAACTCAGAGCAACTTAA
- the LOC121203580 gene encoding alpha-galactosidase, with the protein MKMRLRANFILATVVNLWMVHTVASLWNIGIGHGRHANSRFLLDNGVSRTPPMGWNSWNHFWCGINESVVMSTADALVSTGLASLGYKYVNLDDCWAESERDENGKLRGKTSTFPSGIKALADYVHARGLKLGIYADAGNRTCSNQMPGSLHHEYEDAKTFAQWGVDYIKYDNCYHDGTRNRERYIAMGHALQKIKRPIHFSLCEWGQEDPAKWAGAYGHSWRTTGDINDTFASVTWIADLNNRWGRYAGPGRWNDPDMLEVGNGGMTMDEYRSHFSIWSLMKAPLLIGCDLRSASNRTLRILGNKEVIEVNQDSLGVQGRKLRSKDGLEVWAGPLSDNRVVVVLWNRSELRALITAAWRDFGLSPNTPAIVRDLWKHKYVSMNKRDRLTASVAPHACKMYVLTPLQS; encoded by the exons ATGAAAATGAGGTTAAGAGCAAACTTTATTTTGGCTACTGTTGTCAACCTATGGATGGTCCACACAGTGGCTAGTTTATGGAACATAGGTATCGGCCATGGACGTCATGCTAACTCTCGGTTCCTTCTTGACAATGGGGTTTCTCGGACCCCTCCTATGGG ATGGAATAGCTGGAATCACTTTTGGTGTGGTATAAATGAGAGTGTTGTAATGAGTACCG CCGATGCTCTTGTTTCAACCGGTTTGGCATCACTTGGGTACAAGTATGTAAACCTTG ATGACTGTTGGGCTGAATCGGAAAGAGACGAGAATGGTAAGTTAAGGGGCAAAACCTCTACCTTTCCTTCAGGCATCAAGGCCCTTGCAGACTACGTTCATGCTAGAGGCTTGAAACTTGGGATATATGCTGATGCTGG TAATAGAACCTGCAGTAACCAAATGCCTGGCTCTCTTCATCATGAATATGAAGATGCAAAAACTTTTGCTCAATGG GGAGTTGATTACATTAAGTACGACAATTGCTACCATGATGGTACAAGAAATCGAGAGAG ATATATTGCCATGGGCCACGCATTGCAGAAAATTAAACGGCCAATTCACTTCTCTTTATGCGAATG GGGACAAGAAGATCCAGCAAAATGGGCTGGTGCCTATGGCCATTCTTGGAGGACAACAGGGGATATTAATGATACCTTTGCAAG tGTAACTTGGATTGCAGATTTAAACAACCGTTGGGGGAGATATGCTGGACCTGGCAGGTGGAATG ATCCTGATATGTTGGAAGTGGGCAACGGAGGGATGACTATGGACGAATACCGGTCTCATTTTAGTATTTGGTCTCTTATGAAG GCTCCTCTTCTCATTGGATGCGACCTTCGATCTGCAAGCAACAGGACCCTAAGGATCCTTGGGAACAAAGAAGTGATTGAAGTAAATCAAGACTCACTAGGAGTTCAAGGGAGGAAACTACGATCCAAAGATGGCCTAGAAGTATGGGCAGGGCCATTATCAGACAACAGGGTTGTGGTAGTGTTATGGAACCGAAGCGAATTGAGGGCTCTTATAACTGCTGCGTGGAGGGATTTTGGACTCTCTCCCAACACACCAGCCATTGTTAGAGACTTGTGGAAG CACAAATATGTTTCCATGAATAAGCGCGATAGATTGACGGCATCCGTAGCTCCTCATGCTTGCAAGATGTATGTTCTGACACCACTCCAAAGTTGA
- the LOC107905773 gene encoding COP1-interacting protein 7 isoform X1 gives MDSATLLDRALFQLTPTRTRFDLVLFYKGKNEKLASGLFEPFICHLKFARDQISKGGYSITLQPPAPATPWFTKATFERFVRFVSTPAVLERFVTIETEILQIERSIQANELANADGKQGEDANGYTKKTNNGIIQEENSKVQLQRLLETRKALLWKEQAMTYARGLVAGFAMENMEHLISFADAFGATRLREACINFKELCKKKHADRHWMEELAAVEACSPAELPLLGTSGIVLANGISNPNLSVVPSFPINGASNGDHAPNESLEASKPDSTCAGALDRKKGISEAYTIFLAFSLEVNKIVIKDENSPASDKTPSSTTIKYQVPVQWLNQMPQHMYNFQGQLPQYQGYPFHPMQPVPLPYPMNMQWPPNTNQKSSSKPKKKLANGKQLDYSGEERETESSGSDSGSESGSDVQQEDRRQSSPDPPYRKKNRKKSSRTVVIRNINYITPKRRSGEKDHVSDGSYSGEDDLIDADSLKQKVDDAVKLLKDSGKSNSSNNKRRGADKNDHTAEKSTDGSYQSDSNDLDVNAAEGGKRNGNWDALQNLLMKGEENASVNEVEWKQAEDVQEHFIVRNLDSEISATTPLNFESQKVSIKRADLVDSFVVTERDETNESRVKLDDFVNGERYHPVMKKGDCVEVDLLPTERSAESGTKLGDFISASANESAVIRCGKEEDWFAGNHHVKPENQHSANDHMLFNGDRVLSVESDHLYSQKSVKDVIVDDSFMVAARPAGDDLDDSQWKTDISMVADLTSHSKPDGTIDVSQDKHKMVDAEPIDLCMVLERNPGYESSRDSWTMDYQIELCFTETNKSAASKCDDDVEKVPSNHKNTIAKQNEAKKPAKEARSKALNGPIGKIKAENVSRSKKPSIVSRSAIQKSKLEKEEEMRRKMEELQIERQKRIAERTAASGYASPVSKKSPVSTKSDQKKNVSSAQASNRMNSIKLRAT, from the exons ATGGATTCAGCTACTCTCCTTGATCGTGCTTTGTTTCAGCTCACTCCAACTCGAACTAG ATTTGATCTGGTGCTATTCTACAAAGGAAAGAATGAGAAGCTTGCTTCTGGGCTTTTTGAACCCTTCATTTGTCACCTCAAATTTGCAAGAGATCAGATTTCCAAAGGTGGGTATTCGATTACTCTGCAGCCACCTGCTCCTGCTACACCCTGGTTCACCAAGGCTACTTTTGAGAG ATTTGTGCGCTTTGTCAGCACACCAGCAGTTCTTGAAAGGTTTGTCACTATAGAAACCGAAATCTTGCAAATTGAGAGATCAATTCAAGCCAACGAATTAGCTAATGCCGATGGAAAGCAGGGGGAAG ATGCCAACGGTTATACAAAGAAGACAAATAATGGCATCATACAGGAAGAGAACTCCAA GGTCCAACTTCAACGGCTACTGGAAACTCGAAAAGCCTTGCTATGGAAAGAGCAAGCAATGACTTATGCTCGTGGGCTGGTTGCTGGGTTTGCAATGGAAAATATGGAACATCTCATTTCCTTTGCAGATGCATTTGGAGCAACCAGGTTAAG GGAAGCATGCATTAATTTCAAGGAATTATGCAAGAAAAAGCATGCGGACCGTCATTGGATGGAAGAACTAGCTGCAGTTGAGGCATGCTCACCAGCAGAACTGCCATTATTGGGAACATCTGGCATTGTGCTTGCAAATGGAATTAGCAATCCTAATCTGAGTGTCGTGCCGAGTTTCCCCATTAATGGTGCATCTAACGGTGATCATGCTCCAAATGAATCTTTGGAAGCATCAAAACCAGATTCAACCTGTGCTGGAGCTTTGGACCGCAAGAAAGGTATCTCAGAGGCTTACACCATTTTTCTTGCCTTTTCCCTTGAGGTTAACAAAATCGTAATTAAAG ATGAGAATTCACCTGCATCAGATAAGACACCATCATCAACTACCATAAAATATCAAGTGCCAGTGCAATGGCTAAATCAGATGCCACAGCATATGTATAATTTTCAAGGCCAGCTACCTCAATATCAAGGATATCCCTTCCATCCTATGCAGCCTGTACCACTTCCGTATCCGATGAATATGCAGTGGCCTCCTAATACAAACCAGAAATCATCATCCAAGCCAAAGAAGAAATTGGCAAATGGAAAACAACTTGATTATTCAGGAGAAGAAAGGGAAACAGAATCCAGTGGCTCTGACTCTGGAAGCGAGTCAGGTTCAGATGTGCAACAGGAAGATAGAAGGCAGTCATCACCAGATCCTCCATATAGGAAGAAAAACCGTAAGAAGTCATCCAGAACAGTTGTCATTCGCAATATTAACTACATCACTCCGAAGAGGAGAAGTGGAGAAAAAGATCATGTTTCGGATGGATCTTATTCTGGTGAGGACGATCTGATTGATGCAGATTCCTTAAAACAGAAAGTGGATGATGCAGTTAAGTTGCTGAAGGACTCAGGCAAGTCAAACTCAAGTAACAACAAAAGAAGAGGTGCAGACAAAAACGACCACACTGCAGAAAAATCAACCGATGGTTCTTATCAGAGTGACTCTAATGACCTTGACGTAAATGCAGCAGAGGGAGGAAAAAGAAATGGCAACTGGGATGCTCTCCAAAACCTTCTTATGAAGGGTGAGGAAAATGCAAGTGTGAATGAAGTAGAATGGAAGCAAGCTGAGGATGTTCAGGAACATTTCATAGTTAGAAACCTTGATAGTGAAATTTCTGCTACCACTCCTTTGAACTTCGAATCTCAGAAAGTTTCCATTAAGCGGGCAGATTTGGTTGATTCTTTTGTTGTGACTGAGAGAGATGAGACTAATGAAAGTAGGGTGAAGTTGGATGATTTTGTTAATGGAGAAAGATATCACCCGGTTATGAAGAAAGGGGACTGTGTAGAAGTGGATTTGTTACCTACAGAGAGATCAGCAGAATCAGGAACTAAGCTTGGTGATTTCATATCTGCTTCTGCAAATGAGTCAGCTGTAATCAGGTGTGGAAAGGAAGAAGATTGGTTTGCTGGAAACCACCATGTAAAGCCTGAAAACCAGCATTCAGCCAATGATCATATGCTTTTTAATGGCGATCGTGTTTTATCTGTTGAGAGTGATCATCTATATTCTCAGAAGAGTGTGAAAGATGTTATTGTTGATGATTCTTTCATGGTAGCAGCTCGGCCAGCAGGTGACGATCTGGATGATTCGCAATGGAAAACAGATATAAGCATGGTTGCAGATCTAACTTCACATAGCAAACCAGATGGCACAATAGATGTTTCACAAGATAAGCATAAGATGGTTGATGCTGAGCCAATTGATCTTTGCATGGTGCTTGAACGAAACCCTGGATACGAGTCTTCCAGAGACTCCTGGACAATGGATTACCAAATCGAATTATGTTTCACAGAAACAAATAAAAGTGCAGCTAGCAAATGTGATGATGATGTTGAGAAAGTTCCTTCCAATCATAAGAACACCATTGCCAAGCAAAATGAAGCGAAAAAGCCAGCCAAAGAAGCAAGGTCTAAAGCTCTAAATGGACCCATTGGGAAGATCAAAGCTGAAAATGTGTCTAGGAGCAAGAAACCATCTATTGTTAGTAGGTCTGCTATTCAGAAAAGCAAGTTGGAGAAG GAAGAAGAGATGCGAAGGAAGATGGAAGAGCTACAGATCGAACGGCAGAAGAGAATTGCCGAGAGAACTGCAGCTTCGGGATATGCTTCACCTGTATCCAAGAAATCACCTGTATCCACCAAGAGTGATCAGAAGAAAAATGTTTCCAGTGCTCAAGCAAGCAACAGGATGAATTCTATCAAACTCAGAGCAACTTAA
- the LOC121217090 gene encoding uncharacterized protein: protein MQERLDKMKQEMTEKMRESQEDIVAKLTRLIAKGLDKGKGPMANVDEGDDDEPSYPPGFTPPHVRTQAEYPRKSTVTIMPQQSRDGVSSFQARPGSNPENNPINSAIPDFDEVVEKEKELLKQLEERCKWLEEKFKAMEVTESYRGIDAKELSLVPDLVLPHKFKMPEFEKYNGTSCSEAHITMFCRRMVGYVNSDQLLIHCFQDSLAGAASKWYNQLSRTTISSWRDLAQAFMKQYSHVTDMALDRITLQNIEKKPSESFRQYAQRWREVAVQVQPPLLEKEMTMLFINTLKAPFITHILVTRLAQEIRYPIMIEDGGTAMYEEVVKNLYIDAIYADTI from the exons ATGCAGGAGCGGTTAGACAAGATGAAGCAAGAAATGACTGAGAAGATGCGGGAATCCCAAGAAGATATAGTGGCAAAACTAACCCGCCTGATAGCTAAAGGACTCGATAAAGGAAAGGGCCCCATGGCAAATGTCGATGAGGGAGATGATGATGAACCTtcctatcctccaggtttcaccccgcCACATGTGCGAACTCAGGCCGAGTACCCACGCAAATCTACTGTTACCATCATGCCGCAGCAGTCTCGGGATGGTGTTTCGAGCTTCCAAGCTAGACCGGGATCTAATCCTGAAAATAACCCTATTAACTCTGCCATTCCTGATTTCGATGAAGTGGTTGAGAAGGAAAAGGAGCTACTGAAACAATTAGAAGAAAGATGCAAGTGGCTCGAAGAGAAGTTCAAGGCGATGGAGGTCACTGAGAGTTATCGAGGCATTGACGCGAAAGAGCTGAGTTTAGTTCCGGATTTAGTACTCCCTCATAAGTTTAAGATGCCTGAGTtcgaaaagtacaatgggacaaGTTGCTCAGAggctcatatcaccatgttctgcagacgGATGGTGGGATATGTTAATAGTGACCAGCTCTTGAtacattgtttccaggatagccttgcaggggcagcatctaagtggtacaatcaactgaGTCGTACCACGATTAGTTCGTGGAGGGATTTGGCCCaagcattcatgaaacaatatagTCATGTGACAGACATGGCTCTTGATAGAATCACCCTTCAAAATATAGAGAAGAAGCCGAGTGAAAGCTTCAGGCAATatgcacaaagatggagggaagTCGCAGTCCAAGTCCAGCCACCGCTTTTAGAGAAAGAAATGACCATGCTATTTATTAACACACTGAAAGCCCCAttcattacacatat tttgGTGACTCGTCTAGCGCAGGAaatccgctacccaatcatgattgaggATGGAGGGACTGCAATGTATGAAGAAGTGGTGAAAAATTTGTACATCGATGCCATATATGCAGATACAATTTAA